A genomic region of Runella rosea contains the following coding sequences:
- a CDS encoding BrxA/BrxB family bacilliredoxin, translated as MYPPHLVAPMKEDLTSVGFQQLTDAADVDNFMANAKGVSLVVVNSVCGCAAGACRPGVKAALAFSDQKPDNLVTVFAGVDQEATAKMREYLLPYPPSSPSIAIFKDDELVHFIERHHIEGRNAKMIAEHLVMAFEEFCGEKA; from the coding sequence GAGCGTAGGATTTCAACAACTCACCGACGCGGCCGATGTAGATAACTTCATGGCAAATGCCAAGGGAGTATCGCTCGTGGTGGTAAACTCCGTCTGCGGATGCGCAGCGGGTGCTTGCCGTCCAGGCGTAAAAGCAGCGTTGGCGTTCAGCGACCAAAAACCCGACAATTTGGTGACGGTTTTTGCGGGTGTTGACCAAGAAGCGACTGCCAAAATGCGTGAATATCTGTTGCCATATCCTCCATCATCTCCTTCTATTGCTATTTTTAAGGATGATGAATTGGTGCATTTTATTGAGCGTCACCACATCGAAGGCCGCAATGCCAAAATGATTGCGGAACATTTAGTGATGGCATTTGAAGAATTCTGCGGAGAGAAAGCGTAA
- a CDS encoding class I SAM-dependent methyltransferase, with the protein MPNAPLSSSIQTVYDQQYVNSDAQWREIGARQKADDIIKLCQKFNFKKVLDVGAGDGAVLKELDSRGFTENLHAVEISGSGIEKINERQLKSLREVKLFDGYTIPYEDKAFPLATCSHVVEHVEHPRLLLREIARVSEYQFFEVPIDFSLFVDRKIDHFLSYGHINIYTPALFKFLLKSEGFEVIDELFLFFSDEVVSYLMKDWKQRLVYKTKAFLLENSPLRQVKPNAYAVLCKHKGEGVKIF; encoded by the coding sequence ATGCCAAACGCCCCGCTTTCCTCCTCGATACAAACTGTGTACGACCAACAATACGTCAATTCTGATGCGCAATGGCGTGAGATTGGCGCGCGTCAAAAAGCGGATGACATTATAAAGTTATGCCAAAAATTTAACTTTAAAAAGGTACTAGACGTCGGGGCGGGCGACGGAGCTGTATTGAAAGAACTCGACAGCCGTGGGTTTACGGAAAACCTGCACGCCGTAGAAATCTCGGGCAGCGGCATTGAAAAAATCAATGAGCGTCAGTTGAAATCGTTGCGAGAAGTAAAACTATTTGACGGTTATACGATTCCCTATGAAGATAAAGCGTTCCCGTTGGCTACCTGCTCTCACGTCGTTGAGCACGTGGAGCATCCGCGTTTGTTGCTGAGAGAGATTGCCCGCGTGTCGGAGTACCAGTTTTTTGAAGTTCCGATTGATTTCAGCCTATTCGTAGACCGCAAAATAGACCATTTTCTTTCCTACGGACACATCAATATTTACACGCCCGCACTCTTCAAATTCTTACTAAAATCAGAAGGTTTTGAGGTCATCGACGAATTATTTTTGTTCTTTAGTGACGAAGTCGTCTCTTACCTGATGAAAGACTGGAAGCAGCGGTTGGTGTATAAAACAAAGGCGTTTTTGCTCGAAAATTCCCCTTTGCGTCAGGTAAAACCCAATGCTTATGCGGTTTTATGCAAACACAAAGGCGAGGGTGTAAAGATATTTTAA
- a CDS encoding vWA domain-containing protein, with translation MLGHRFSEFKPTEQTGKNKFDELLNIFQQLLLMNSGDVSQAMAWMSQLDRQYNLTNDEYGIGDFFEDLKRKGYITEENEEGKVIMTPKTERSIRKSALEEIFGKLKRSKAGGNHHTPYTGTGDELSSDVRDFQFGDTLDQIAMTESIKNAQINHGIGEFFLVENDLEVVEKEQKTFTATVLMIDVSHSMILYGEDRITPAKKVALAMAELIKTKYPKDTLDIIVFGNDAWQIQLKDLPYLEVGPYHTNTVAGLELAMDLLRRRKTKNKQIFMITDGKPTCLKEGLRYYKNSFGLDRKIVSKTLTLAAQCRRLDVPITTFMIASDPYLKQFVQEFTRVNNGRAYYSNLQGLGGFVLEDFQRNRRKNMK, from the coding sequence ATGCTTGGTCATCGTTTTTCGGAATTTAAGCCCACGGAACAAACCGGTAAAAATAAATTTGACGAGTTGTTGAACATCTTTCAGCAACTCCTGCTGATGAATTCGGGGGATGTATCCCAAGCCATGGCTTGGATGAGTCAACTGGACCGTCAGTATAACCTCACCAACGACGAATACGGCATTGGCGATTTCTTTGAAGACCTCAAGCGCAAAGGCTACATTACGGAGGAAAACGAAGAAGGGAAAGTCATTATGACCCCCAAAACCGAGCGCAGCATTCGTAAGAGTGCGCTAGAAGAGATTTTTGGCAAGCTCAAACGCTCTAAAGCGGGCGGCAACCACCATACGCCCTATACAGGTACGGGTGATGAGCTCAGCAGTGATGTGCGCGATTTTCAGTTTGGCGATACCCTCGACCAAATTGCCATGACCGAATCCATCAAAAACGCGCAGATTAACCACGGTATTGGCGAATTTTTTCTGGTAGAAAATGACCTTGAAGTGGTGGAAAAAGAGCAAAAAACCTTCACCGCTACAGTGTTGATGATTGACGTAAGCCACTCCATGATTCTCTACGGTGAAGACCGCATCACTCCCGCTAAAAAAGTGGCGTTGGCGATGGCGGAGTTGATTAAAACCAAATACCCCAAAGATACGCTCGACATCATCGTGTTTGGCAACGACGCGTGGCAGATTCAGTTGAAAGACCTCCCGTACCTGGAAGTGGGCCCGTACCATACCAATACCGTGGCGGGCTTGGAGTTGGCGATGGATTTGTTGCGCCGCCGCAAGACCAAAAACAAGCAGATTTTTATGATTACCGACGGAAAACCAACTTGCTTGAAAGAAGGCCTTCGTTACTACAAAAATAGCTTTGGCCTCGACCGAAAAATCGTGAGTAAAACCCTCACGCTGGCCGCCCAATGCCGTCGGTTGGACGTGCCGATTACTACCTTTATGATTGCTTCCGATCCGTATCTGAAGCAATTTGTGCAGGAATTTACGCGGGTCAACAATGGCCGCGCATACTACAGCAATTTGCAGGGACTGGGTGGTTTTGTACTGGAAGATTTCCAGCGCAATCGTCGGAAAAATATGAAGTAA
- a CDS encoding multiheme c-type cytochrome, with product MQKKIVYLSLIVFAGIVAYQVFLKATEKEIHPLTKSWEKAVPHQQIPKGLASLSAEQCGACHVKHYEEWQHSTHSHAWTDLQFQAELKKESSPYLCINCHIPLQNQQEFIVTGLVDGDIYQPVKEKNPHFDKKLQQEGINCASCHVRDNVVIGSTGTTKAPHATRKDPVFLSEKLCISCHNANAVVTSTLVCSFETGDEWKAGPYYGQKNCISCHMEPTKREVVAGFGERLSHLHYFAGSGIPKVKGAKTKGLNGLAFYPSKVEKSYAVNQEIVYHLKLKNEFAGHRVPSGDPERFFGISMELLDENGKTIVQKTDRIGEKWEWYPAAKKLEDNNLNPKEERTFAFAYKPTKKQKLTLAVKVTKNRLDQKSADYNKLDERYPLFITVFDEKYAIEVR from the coding sequence ATGCAAAAAAAGATTGTTTACCTATCGCTGATTGTTTTTGCAGGTATTGTTGCGTATCAAGTATTCCTAAAAGCAACCGAAAAAGAAATTCATCCCCTCACCAAAAGTTGGGAAAAAGCTGTTCCTCACCAACAAATTCCGAAGGGATTGGCGTCATTGAGTGCCGAGCAGTGCGGTGCTTGTCATGTAAAACACTATGAAGAATGGCAACATTCTACCCACTCCCACGCTTGGACGGACTTGCAGTTTCAGGCCGAACTCAAAAAAGAGTCCAGTCCGTATTTGTGCATCAATTGCCACATTCCGCTCCAAAATCAACAGGAATTTATTGTGACGGGGCTGGTTGACGGTGATATTTATCAGCCCGTTAAAGAGAAAAACCCTCATTTTGATAAAAAACTTCAGCAGGAAGGAATCAATTGCGCGAGCTGCCACGTACGCGACAACGTCGTGATTGGCTCCACTGGCACTACGAAAGCCCCTCATGCCACCCGAAAAGACCCCGTTTTTCTTTCCGAAAAGCTGTGTATTTCGTGTCATAATGCCAATGCCGTCGTTACGTCTACTTTGGTGTGTTCGTTTGAAACGGGCGATGAATGGAAAGCAGGACCGTATTATGGGCAGAAAAACTGCATCAGCTGCCACATGGAACCGACAAAGCGGGAGGTCGTGGCGGGCTTTGGCGAGCGATTGAGTCATTTGCATTATTTTGCGGGTTCGGGCATTCCTAAAGTGAAAGGAGCAAAAACCAAAGGGCTAAACGGCTTGGCTTTTTATCCTTCTAAGGTGGAGAAATCTTATGCTGTCAACCAAGAAATTGTTTATCATCTCAAACTTAAAAATGAATTTGCTGGCCACCGAGTCCCTTCGGGAGACCCCGAACGGTTTTTCGGTATTTCAATGGAATTATTGGATGAAAATGGAAAAACCATTGTTCAAAAAACGGATAGGATAGGGGAGAAGTGGGAATGGTATCCAGCGGCTAAAAAGTTAGAAGATAATAATTTGAACCCAAAAGAAGAGCGCACTTTTGCCTTTGCTTACAAACCTACTAAAAAACAGAAACTCACACTTGCGGTCAAAGTGACCAAAAACAGACTGGACCAAAAGTCGGCCGACTATAATAAGTTGGATGAGCGTTATCCGTTATTTATCACAGTATTTGACGAAAAATACGCGATTGAGGTGAGGTAA
- a CDS encoding GNAT family N-acetyltransferase translates to MIIRKSTLEDLPSILQLYKDVARISGGIARKEHEISEAYILNFLTKSLANGCSMVAEDNGKVVAEVHTYSLGIECFKHLFGDTTICVHPDYQGKGLGKKVFSTLLDYVSNERKDILRVELHARESNAAAIELYKKLGFSVEGRAVGRVLDPDGRIVADVPMGWLNPNFVQ, encoded by the coding sequence ATGATTATCAGAAAATCTACCTTGGAAGACTTACCTTCCATTCTGCAACTGTATAAAGATGTAGCCCGTATTTCGGGCGGAATTGCCCGCAAAGAACACGAAATTTCGGAAGCGTATATTCTAAACTTCTTGACCAAAAGTCTCGCCAATGGCTGCTCAATGGTAGCCGAAGATAATGGGAAAGTGGTAGCCGAAGTGCATACGTACTCTTTGGGAATCGAATGTTTTAAGCACCTGTTTGGCGATACTACCATTTGTGTACATCCTGATTATCAGGGAAAAGGCCTGGGGAAAAAAGTGTTTTCGACCTTGCTGGACTATGTGAGCAATGAGCGTAAGGATATTTTGCGGGTAGAGCTGCATGCCCGCGAAAGTAATGCTGCGGCCATCGAATTATATAAAAAACTGGGTTTCAGCGTCGAAGGACGCGCCGTGGGGCGCGTCCTTGACCCTGACGGCCGCATCGTTGCCGATGTGCCGATGGGGTGGTTGAACCCTAATTTTGTACAATAA
- a CDS encoding alpha/beta fold hydrolase: MPKITTAPNVQLHVEDWGQGQPVVFLHGWPLSHEMFEYQINQLGNDYRCILIDRRGFGQSDKPWAGYDYDTLADDLQAVFEELDLHNVVLVGFSMGGAEAIRYISRHGSNRIAKLVLLGAAAPRLLKTPAFEEGVEKSVFDGMIENAIEDRAAFMESFSKDFFGATIISSPLSSKLMDWFHWLTMKSSPRAFINCILTFSQADLSEELASIDVPTLIIHGTGDKIVPFDITAKILHAGIAGSQLIPYEDAPHGFFYTNWPQLNHDLAAFIQQPVPVME; encoded by the coding sequence ATGCCCAAAATAACCACCGCACCCAATGTACAGCTCCACGTTGAAGACTGGGGCCAGGGACAACCCGTCGTTTTTTTGCACGGTTGGCCACTTAGCCACGAAATGTTTGAATACCAAATCAATCAACTGGGCAACGATTATCGCTGCATCCTGATTGACCGCCGTGGCTTTGGACAATCTGACAAACCTTGGGCGGGCTACGATTATGACACGCTCGCCGATGATTTACAGGCTGTTTTTGAAGAACTTGATTTACACAATGTTGTGTTGGTCGGTTTTTCGATGGGAGGCGCCGAAGCCATTCGTTATATCAGCAGGCACGGCAGCAATCGCATCGCAAAATTAGTTTTGCTCGGAGCCGCAGCCCCGCGTTTACTAAAAACGCCCGCCTTTGAAGAAGGCGTTGAAAAATCAGTGTTTGACGGTATGATTGAAAACGCCATTGAAGACCGCGCTGCCTTTATGGAATCTTTTTCGAAGGACTTTTTTGGGGCTACAATCATCAGTTCACCCCTGAGCAGCAAACTCATGGATTGGTTTCACTGGTTAACCATGAAATCATCGCCTCGGGCTTTCATCAACTGCATTCTTACGTTTAGTCAAGCCGATTTAAGCGAAGAATTGGCCTCCATTGATGTTCCTACGTTGATTATCCACGGTACGGGCGATAAAATCGTACCTTTTGATATTACCGCCAAAATCTTGCACGCAGGCATTGCTGGTTCGCAACTTATCCCGTACGAAGACGCCCCCCACGGCTTTTTCTACACCAACTGGCCCCAATTAAACCACGACTTGGCGGCGTTTATTCAGCAGCCGGTACCCGTTATGGAATAA
- a CDS encoding dihydrolipoamide acetyltransferase family protein: MAIVEMVMPRMGESVMECTIISILKKVGDAVESDDSVMEVATDKVDTEVPSPYSGVIKEILVKDGDVVAIGNIVMRIETEVTTPQNGSPTPPAEVPEEALALETQFQSLVTSPIQSPVEVPSSGRFYSPLVLNIAQTEGISRQELDRIAGTGTDSRVTKKDILGYLEERKHHPVGAGLASAQSLESTQNLTSAQNVGVAQETPHTSSPQSPASIRKTGIEIIPMDRMRRVIAERMLESQRISAHVSSFVETDMTNVVLWRNQIKDEFKKQTGEGITFTPILIEAVVKAIKDFPLINISVEGENIIKKRDINVGMAVALPSGNLIVPVIHNADQYSLIGLAKKVNELANRARQNKLTPDDLAGGTYTVSNIGSFGNIMGTPIILQPQVAIMAFGAIQKRPVVIETPQGDVIGVRSMMYISHSYDHRVVDGALGGMFVKRVSDYLEKFDLKRSPF, encoded by the coding sequence ATGGCAATTGTAGAAATGGTGATGCCCCGAATGGGAGAAAGCGTCATGGAGTGTACCATCATTAGCATCCTGAAAAAAGTAGGTGATGCTGTCGAATCCGATGATTCGGTGATGGAAGTAGCTACCGACAAAGTAGACACCGAAGTGCCCAGCCCTTACAGCGGCGTTATCAAAGAAATATTGGTTAAAGACGGCGACGTCGTGGCCATCGGAAACATCGTAATGCGCATCGAAACAGAAGTCACTACGCCCCAAAACGGTTCACCAACGCCCCCCGCAGAGGTTCCAGAAGAAGCCCTTGCGTTGGAAACCCAATTCCAATCGTTGGTAACTTCCCCTATCCAATCCCCAGTGGAGGTTCCTTCAAGCGGGCGTTTTTACTCTCCTTTGGTGCTCAACATTGCCCAAACCGAAGGTATTTCCCGTCAAGAACTTGACCGAATTGCGGGAACTGGCACCGATAGCCGCGTGACGAAAAAAGATATTTTGGGGTATTTGGAAGAAAGGAAACACCACCCCGTAGGAGCAGGCCTTGCGTCTGCCCAGAGCCTTGAGTCTACCCAAAATCTCACATCTGCCCAAAACGTAGGTGTTGCCCAAGAAACACCCCATACCAGTAGTCCGCAATCGCCTGCGTCGATTCGCAAAACTGGCATCGAGATTATTCCGATGGACCGAATGCGGCGCGTCATTGCGGAGCGGATGCTGGAATCACAGCGTATTTCGGCCCACGTATCCTCGTTTGTGGAAACCGATATGACCAACGTTGTTCTTTGGCGGAATCAAATCAAGGATGAATTCAAAAAACAAACGGGCGAAGGCATCACCTTCACACCGATTTTGATAGAAGCCGTGGTGAAGGCCATCAAAGATTTTCCGTTGATTAATATTTCGGTAGAGGGAGAAAACATTATCAAAAAACGGGATATAAACGTCGGTATGGCGGTGGCATTGCCCAGCGGGAATCTCATTGTGCCCGTCATCCATAATGCTGACCAGTACAGCCTGATTGGATTAGCCAAAAAAGTGAACGAACTGGCCAATCGTGCCCGTCAAAATAAACTTACTCCCGACGACCTCGCGGGCGGGACCTACACGGTTTCAAATATCGGCAGTTTCGGAAACATCATGGGAACCCCCATTATTCTGCAACCACAGGTAGCTATTATGGCCTTTGGTGCTATTCAAAAACGCCCCGTGGTGATTGAAACACCCCAAGGTGACGTAATTGGGGTGCGGAGTATGATGTATATTTCGCATTCGTATGACCACCGCGTGGTTGATGGTGCATTGGGCGGAATGTTTGTGAAACGTGTTTCTGATTATTTAGAAAAATTTGACCTAAAACGCTCGCCTTTCTAA
- a CDS encoding competence/damage-inducible protein A, whose product MVKAEVITIGDEILFGQITDTNTQWISTELTNIGIRTIRKSSVGDDEQAILEILAEAESRADVILITGGLGPTKDDITKKTLCTYFDTELSINEEALAFITAFFEKRGRPMTELNRLQAAVPNNCTYIANRWGTAPGMWFERNGKVFISMPGVPFEMKNLMTHTLLPKLQAFFETPIIYHKMLRTIGIGESFLAERIADWEDNLPSHIKLAYLPNFGQVRLRLTATGTDLEQLKKETQAEVEKVLPLIDVNVFGYDNDEIETVVGRILKERGQTLSTAESCTGGYASHLITKVPGSSAYFVGGVISYSNEVKIAELGVKPSTLAEFGAVSEQTVVEMAEGVRQRLNTTYGIAASGIAGPDGGTDEKPVGTIWIASAGPNGTVTQKLQLGKFREQNIQYTGVYLLNLLRKQLLGL is encoded by the coding sequence ATGGTCAAAGCAGAAGTAATTACGATTGGCGACGAAATATTGTTTGGACAGATTACCGATACTAATACCCAGTGGATTAGCACCGAATTGACCAACATCGGGATTCGAACCATCCGAAAATCGTCAGTTGGAGACGATGAACAGGCTATCTTAGAAATCCTTGCCGAAGCCGAAAGCCGGGCAGATGTAATTCTAATTACGGGTGGGCTCGGACCTACCAAAGACGACATTACAAAAAAAACACTCTGTACTTATTTCGATACCGAACTCTCTATCAACGAAGAAGCATTGGCATTCATCACCGCTTTTTTTGAGAAAAGAGGGCGTCCAATGACCGAACTGAATCGTTTGCAGGCAGCAGTGCCCAACAATTGCACTTATATTGCCAATCGTTGGGGAACCGCTCCAGGCATGTGGTTTGAGCGCAACGGTAAGGTATTTATCTCCATGCCCGGCGTGCCGTTTGAAATGAAAAACCTCATGACGCACACGCTCCTGCCCAAATTGCAAGCTTTTTTTGAGACACCTATCATTTATCATAAAATGCTCCGCACCATCGGTATTGGAGAATCTTTTTTGGCCGAGCGCATCGCCGATTGGGAAGATAACCTGCCATCTCACATCAAATTGGCGTATTTACCCAATTTTGGGCAAGTCCGTCTTCGCCTCACCGCAACGGGCACCGACTTGGAGCAACTCAAAAAAGAGACCCAAGCCGAAGTCGAAAAAGTATTGCCACTGATTGATGTCAACGTTTTTGGGTATGACAACGACGAAATTGAAACCGTGGTGGGAAGAATCCTAAAAGAGCGTGGCCAAACCCTATCTACCGCCGAAAGCTGTACGGGCGGCTATGCATCGCATTTGATAACGAAAGTGCCTGGCTCGTCAGCGTATTTTGTGGGGGGCGTAATCAGTTACAGCAACGAAGTCAAAATAGCTGAATTGGGCGTTAAGCCTAGCACATTGGCGGAGTTTGGGGCGGTAAGCGAACAAACCGTCGTTGAAATGGCCGAAGGGGTGCGCCAACGGCTCAACACCACTTATGGCATCGCGGCCAGCGGAATTGCAGGTCCCGACGGCGGCACCGACGAAAAACCCGTGGGTACCATCTGGATTGCCAGCGCAGGCCCCAACGGCACCGTAACCCAAAAATTACAACTTGGAAAATTTCGCGAACAAAACATCCAATATACCGGCGTTTATTTACTCAACCTGTTGCGCAAACAACTGCTAGGTCTATAA
- a CDS encoding DoxX family membrane protein — translation MLSTLGRLLLAIPMAIFGVFHLMNAGNVSAMVPAYLPGGIVWVYITGIALLAAALAIILQKWARTAAILLAIMLISFAIFVHLPSFLEGNEKAMGSLLKDLGIAGGALILANTEKD, via the coding sequence ATGCTTTCAACGCTCGGCCGTCTGTTGCTGGCAATCCCAATGGCGATTTTTGGCGTGTTCCATCTTATGAATGCTGGCAATGTATCCGCAATGGTCCCTGCTTACTTACCTGGAGGTATCGTTTGGGTTTACATCACGGGCATTGCATTACTGGCCGCTGCTTTGGCAATCATCTTGCAAAAATGGGCGAGAACCGCCGCGATTCTACTCGCCATTATGCTTATCTCATTTGCAATTTTTGTACACTTGCCCAGTTTTTTGGAAGGGAATGAAAAGGCAATGGGGAGCCTTCTTAAAGACCTCGGCATTGCGGGAGGGGCCTTAATTCTAGCCAATACGGAGAAAGATTAA
- a CDS encoding SPFH domain-containing protein gives MITFIIIVVLALLIVLMTVKVVPQQTAYVVERLGKFHAVLQPGINFIIPFFDRTAYKHSLKEKAIDIPEQICITRDNVQVRVDGVLFLQVIDPQRASYGIGDYIFGVTQLAQTTMRSEMGKIDLDKTFEERTTVNQAVVHAIDEAAIGWGVKMLRYEIKNITPPQSVLHAMEKQMQAERERRALILQSDGEKMAAVNVAEGQKQKVVLESEALKTRQINEAEGQAAAIMSVADATAESIRVVAAAIQEKGGMDAVQLKVAEQMVQQFGNLAKSTNTMILPANFGDMASMIAAAMSVVKQQK, from the coding sequence ATGATTACATTTATTATCATTGTCGTTTTGGCCCTGCTTATAGTGTTAATGACGGTCAAAGTTGTACCTCAACAAACGGCCTACGTGGTTGAACGTCTCGGTAAATTTCATGCCGTGTTGCAGCCAGGTATCAACTTCATTATTCCTTTTTTTGACCGTACGGCCTATAAGCACAGTTTGAAAGAGAAAGCTATTGACATTCCTGAGCAGATTTGTATCACTCGCGACAACGTTCAGGTACGGGTAGACGGGGTGCTTTTTTTACAGGTGATTGACCCGCAACGTGCTTCTTACGGAATCGGAGATTATATTTTTGGGGTAACGCAATTGGCCCAAACCACCATGCGTTCAGAAATGGGTAAGATTGATTTAGATAAAACATTTGAAGAACGGACAACGGTCAATCAGGCTGTGGTTCATGCCATTGATGAAGCGGCGATTGGCTGGGGTGTAAAAATGTTGCGGTATGAAATTAAAAATATCACCCCTCCGCAAAGCGTATTGCATGCCATGGAAAAGCAAATGCAGGCCGAACGTGAACGTCGTGCGTTGATTTTGCAATCAGACGGTGAAAAAATGGCCGCCGTTAACGTAGCCGAAGGCCAAAAGCAAAAGGTGGTATTGGAGTCAGAAGCATTGAAAACGCGTCAGATTAACGAGGCAGAAGGACAAGCCGCCGCTATTATGTCGGTAGCGGATGCCACCGCCGAAAGTATCCGGGTCGTGGCCGCCGCCATTCAGGAAAAAGGCGGAATGGATGCCGTACAACTCAAAGTGGCGGAGCAAATGGTACAGCAGTTCGGAAACTTAGCTAAATCGACCAATACAATGATTTTGCCAGCCAATTTTGGAGACATGGCCTCGATGATTGCGGCGGCCATGAGCGTAGTAAAACAACAGAAGTAA
- a CDS encoding NfeD family protein — protein MDSIQIWVIVGVAMLIAELLSVTFVFLFLSVGAFVTAILSWTGLTPTVNSQLFCFSVVSVLSLLALRKPLLQFSRRKNKSLEYSEYVGDKATVVQTIPSDGEGRVFYRGTEWIALTQKGHPIAMGSSVVIKQLDGIKLIVSEPETAE, from the coding sequence ATGGATTCGATACAGATTTGGGTAATAGTTGGAGTCGCTATGCTGATAGCAGAGCTACTTTCGGTAACGTTTGTTTTCTTGTTTTTGAGTGTTGGGGCATTTGTGACCGCCATTTTATCATGGACAGGTCTTACGCCAACAGTCAATTCCCAGCTTTTCTGTTTTTCGGTGGTTTCGGTGCTTTCATTGTTGGCTTTGCGAAAACCGTTACTTCAGTTTTCGCGCCGCAAAAATAAGTCGCTCGAATACTCTGAATACGTAGGCGACAAAGCCACGGTAGTGCAAACGATTCCCTCTGATGGAGAGGGGCGGGTTTTTTACCGTGGAACCGAATGGATTGCTTTGACCCAAAAAGGGCATCCTATCGCGATGGGTTCGTCGGTGGTCATTAAACAACTTGATGGCATTAAATTGATTGTTTCGGAGCCAGAAACTGCAGAATAA
- a CDS encoding Gfo/Idh/MocA family protein, which produces MQRREFIQKSILASAATAMSTTSYSKIIGANDRVRVGVVGFSDRHRASHVGPFKELSKGMNFEITSLSDIWNRRRDEGKAYLDKQLGGNVKVFRNNEEMYDAKMVDAVFMSTADFQHALHTIEAVQAGCDVYAEKPLSETMEDNRAVLKAVKASGKIVQIGSQRRSGENYWAADEFIKSGKFGPIVMVELMWNVNQPGRWRRPELTKDLKESDVDWVRYQLNRPKVAFDPRKYLEYRLFWPYSSGIPGQWMSHQIDTVHWFSGLSHPRSAVANGGIYQWKDGRTNPDTLTVVFDYGPANDPTSGFQVQFTSRFSNSAGETKELYYSNGGMINLDTNEISSTGGLREREAAAMGLKANLVASTKLEGIKVATDANTGGDPLTFNHIKNWMECVRSRKQPNAPIEAGYQHSIATIMANAAYRTGQRVTFDEKTQEVLAGGKPFKY; this is translated from the coding sequence ATGCAACGCAGAGAATTTATACAAAAATCTATTTTAGCAAGTGCCGCGACCGCAATGTCGACCACGAGCTATTCTAAAATCATCGGCGCCAATGACCGCGTACGGGTAGGTGTCGTGGGTTTTTCTGATCGCCACCGCGCTTCACACGTAGGCCCTTTCAAAGAATTGTCTAAAGGTATGAACTTTGAAATCACGTCGCTTTCCGATATCTGGAATCGCCGTCGTGACGAAGGGAAAGCCTATTTAGACAAGCAATTGGGAGGTAACGTAAAGGTTTTCCGCAATAACGAAGAAATGTACGATGCCAAAATGGTGGATGCTGTGTTTATGAGCACCGCCGACTTTCAGCACGCCCTTCATACCATTGAGGCCGTGCAGGCTGGTTGCGATGTATACGCCGAAAAACCTTTATCCGAAACCATGGAAGACAACCGTGCCGTATTGAAGGCCGTAAAAGCTTCTGGAAAAATCGTGCAAATCGGGTCGCAACGCCGCAGCGGTGAAAACTACTGGGCCGCCGACGAATTTATTAAATCAGGCAAATTCGGCCCTATCGTCATGGTAGAATTGATGTGGAACGTCAACCAACCAGGCCGTTGGCGCCGACCAGAATTGACCAAAGATTTGAAAGAATCGGATGTAGACTGGGTACGGTACCAATTGAATCGCCCCAAAGTGGCCTTTGACCCCCGCAAATACCTTGAGTATCGTCTATTTTGGCCGTATTCATCGGGTATCCCAGGCCAATGGATGAGCCACCAAATTGATACAGTACACTGGTTCAGCGGATTGTCACATCCACGTTCTGCCGTAGCCAACGGCGGGATTTATCAGTGGAAAGATGGCCGGACCAATCCAGATACCCTCACGGTCGTGTTTGATTATGGCCCAGCCAACGACCCCACTTCGGGCTTCCAAGTACAATTTACCAGCCGTTTCTCCAATTCTGCGGGCGAAACCAAGGAATTGTATTACTCAAACGGTGGTATGATTAACTTGGATACCAACGAAATCAGCTCAACGGGTGGTTTGCGTGAGCGCGAAGCTGCCGCGATGGGTCTGAAAGCAAACTTAGTAGCTTCAACTAAGCTCGAAGGTATAAAAGTAGCGACTGACGCCAACACTGGGGGCGACCCATTGACTTTCAATCACATCAAAAACTGGATGGAGTGCGTGCGCAGCCGCAAGCAGCCCAATGCGCCGATTGAAGCAGGATATCAGCACTCCATTGCTACTATTATGGCCAACGCCGCCTACCGTACTGGTCAGCGCGTGACATTCGATGAAAAAACGCAGGAAGTATTGGCGGGTGGAAAGCCGTTTAAGTACTAA